The following are encoded together in the Zingiber officinale cultivar Zhangliang chromosome 8A, Zo_v1.1, whole genome shotgun sequence genome:
- the LOC122011555 gene encoding uncharacterized protein LOC122011555: MEQSEKNTNNRFCRPLEGAHGSKSLVQHYHTTADTVTGELPSMIDTFEQFFHKGGQWKNDWAAQKYAEMVEIRSTQLESEVSVSTIDNVRHPKDADIMTQVLGSRSRYIKGLGPLPKLSIAGGPRATNISSKYNDDGEKITAMQQMIDEQKQTICEQQKTIGEQQKRFDALLQQLQHVIPGFSFQPPSTSSST, encoded by the exons ATG GAACAATCTGAGAAGAATACGAATAATCGATTTTGTAGGCCACTTGAGGGCGCTCATGGATCGAAGTCTTTGGTCCAACACTATCACACTAct GCCGATACTGTGACGGGAGAGCTTCCAAGCATGATCGACACTTTTGAGCAATTCTTTCATAAAGGAGGACAATGGAAAAATGATTGGGCTGCACAAAAATAT gcTGAAATGGTGGAAATTCGGTCGACTCAGCTAGAAAGTGAAGTTTCTGTCTCTACTATCGATAATGTGCGCCATCCTAAAGATGCTGATATCATGACGCAAGTCTTAGGCTCACGGTCTCGTTACATCAAGGGTTTAGGTCCATTACCTAAACTATCTATAGCAGGTGGTCCTAGGGCCACAAACATCAGCTCAAAGTATAATGATGATGGTGAAAAAATTACGGCTATGCAACAAATGATCGAtgaacaaaaacaaactatatgTGAGCAGCAAAAGACGATAGGTGAGCAGCAAAAAAGATTTGATGCATTATTGCAACAACTTCAACATGTCATTCCTGGTTTCTCTTTTCAACCTCCGTCGACAAGCTCTTCCACATGA
- the LOC122008841 gene encoding probable serine/threonine-protein kinase DDB_G0291350 produces MGCSISGLNALYDAVNGGGDDVWINDNRFRILRQLGEGGFAFVFLVKEVVADGNSTLASKKSINPSHNSDDGTYAMKKVIIQTEEQLELVKQEIHVSSLFNHPNLLPLIDHAIIPVKGTQDGSRKHEAYLLFPVHLDGTLLDLAKIMQSKKESFPTITVLHIFRQLCDGLKHMHSFDPPYAHNDVKPGNVLITHRKGQPPIAILMDFGSAQPARKEIRSRSEALHLQEWASEHCSAPFRAPELWDCPSHADIDERTDIWSLGCTLYAIMYGTSPFEYVLGESGGSLQLAVMNAQIKWPSELNPHHHPHPHPESLRQFVAWMLQPQPAMRPNIDDIIIHVDKFISKYSS; encoded by the exons CGGCGGCGACGACGTCTGGATCAACGACAACCGCTTCCGGATCCTGAGGCAGCTCGGCGAGGGCGGATTCGCCTTCGTCTTCCTCGTCAAAGAGGTCGTCGCCGATGGCAACTCCACTCTTGCTAGCAAGAAGTCGATCAATCCCTCCCACAACTCAG ATGATGGAACATATGCCATGAAGAAAGTCATTATCCAGACAGAGGAGCAGCTGGAGCTGGTTAAGCAGGAGATCCACGTCTCGTCCCTGTTCAATCATCCTAATTTGCTTCCTCTCATTGACCATGCTATCATTCCTGTTAAG GGTACACAAGATGGATCACGAAAGCATGAAGCCTACTTATTGTTCCCTGTTCATCTGGATGGAACTTTACTTGATCTGGCAAAAATTATGCAATCAAAGaaggaaagttttccaacaatcACGGTTCTTCACATCTTCAGACAG CTTTGTGATGGCCTGAAGCACATGCATAGTTTTGATCCTCCATATGCTCATAATGATGTAAAACCTGGTAATGTTCTCATAACGCACAGGAAGGGACAGCCGCCCATTGCTATTTTAATGGATTTTGGAAGTGCACAACCTGCGAGAAAAGAAATTCGCTCAAGGTCAGAGGCATTGCATTTACAG GAATGGGCTAGTGAGCATTGTTCTGCACCTTTCCGGGCTCCTGAGTTGTGGGACTGCCCAAGCCATGCCGATATTGATGAAAGGACAGATATATGGTCTCTTGGATGTACATTATACGCAATAAT GTATGGCACATCCCCATTTGAGTATGTGCTTGGCGAGTCAGGAGGTAGCTTACAGTTAGCTGTCATGAATGCCCAGATCAAATGGCCTTCCGAACTGAACCCGCACCatcaccctcaccctcaccctgaGAGCCTCCGCCAGTTCGTGGCATGGATGCTACAACCCCAACCTGCGATGAGGCCAAACATTGACGACATAATCATCCATGTAGACAAGTTCATATCCAAGTATTCATCCTGA